Proteins encoded within one genomic window of Citricoccus muralis:
- a CDS encoding DUF3000 domain-containing protein yields MTVIKSFTPSVADLPEPFRRALRGIRQASIRNEVVLHEIPAPKRLAPYAVALGAQVFETIGGPELATGRFILLYDPAGSEVWQGAFRVVTYIRASLESDVGTDPMVGAVAWTWLVEALENHQADYDHAGGTATRVLSESFGGLATQPDTIDIELRASWTPGSPEAQDHLEAWADMVCAFAGLPPVPEGVTAMPRIRRT; encoded by the coding sequence GTGACCGTGATCAAGTCCTTCACACCGAGCGTTGCGGACCTGCCCGAGCCCTTCCGGCGAGCACTCCGCGGAATCCGTCAAGCCAGCATCCGCAATGAAGTGGTGTTGCACGAGATCCCAGCACCCAAACGGTTGGCACCCTACGCGGTCGCCCTCGGTGCCCAAGTTTTCGAAACGATCGGCGGCCCCGAACTCGCCACCGGACGGTTCATTCTGCTTTACGATCCAGCTGGCTCAGAGGTCTGGCAGGGAGCGTTCCGTGTGGTCACCTACATCCGCGCCTCGCTGGAGTCGGATGTCGGCACCGACCCGATGGTGGGAGCTGTGGCCTGGACGTGGCTAGTCGAAGCATTGGAAAATCACCAAGCCGACTACGATCACGCTGGCGGGACGGCCACTCGCGTGCTCTCCGAGAGCTTTGGCGGGCTAGCCACTCAGCCAGATACCATTGATATTGAGCTCCGCGCTTCCTGGACACCCGGGAGCCCGGAAGCTCAGGATCATCTCGAAGCCTGGGCCGATATGGTCTGCGCCTTCGCCGGATTGCCACCGGTGCCTGAGGGGGTCACCGCAATGCCACGTATCCGAAGGACCTGA
- a CDS encoding HRDC domain-containing protein: protein MVTRPKSGTPFITDTFSELERCAQDLAAGHGPVAIDAERASGFRYGQRAFLIQIKREGSGLWLIDPEAFSDLRIIHDALRGVEWILHAATQDLPCLAEVGMWPDRLFDTELAGRLAGFPRVGLAALLENKLNLTLAKEHSAADWSVRPLPADLRDYAALDVEFLVELRASMVEELTQQDKLAIAEEEFAAIRKRPLPEPRKDPWRRTSGISSIRTPEKLAIVRSLWTARENLAESRDVAPSRLIKDQAIIAAATAEPTTVPQLLKLPAFVGRAASKEAPRWLRAIREGQRQAEQPDELPALRVHSTTPPPPRAWSDRDPLAARRLQTARSWIGRAAEANNMPTENLLTPATLKEICWRPPANITPDSVRHHLVELGARNWQVEIVSPILTVALLDPDPLD from the coding sequence CTGGTCACCCGGCCGAAAAGTGGCACCCCCTTTATTACCGATACTTTTTCTGAATTAGAACGTTGTGCCCAAGACCTGGCAGCCGGGCACGGCCCGGTCGCCATCGACGCCGAGCGAGCGTCAGGTTTCCGATACGGCCAACGGGCGTTCCTCATTCAGATCAAACGCGAGGGTTCCGGGTTGTGGCTCATCGATCCCGAGGCCTTCTCTGATCTGCGCATCATCCATGATGCGTTGCGTGGAGTTGAATGGATCCTTCATGCCGCAACACAAGATCTCCCCTGCCTCGCAGAGGTCGGGATGTGGCCCGACCGACTCTTCGATACCGAGCTGGCCGGTCGCCTGGCAGGATTCCCCCGCGTGGGGCTGGCGGCACTCTTGGAGAACAAGCTCAACCTGACCTTGGCCAAAGAACACTCGGCCGCGGATTGGTCGGTCCGTCCACTACCAGCTGATCTGCGCGACTATGCTGCGCTAGATGTTGAGTTCCTCGTCGAGCTCCGTGCCTCCATGGTCGAAGAACTAACTCAGCAAGACAAACTCGCTATTGCCGAGGAAGAGTTTGCCGCTATTCGGAAGCGCCCACTGCCGGAGCCCCGGAAGGATCCTTGGCGCAGGACCTCTGGAATCTCCTCGATTCGCACACCGGAAAAACTCGCCATTGTCCGTTCCCTCTGGACTGCTCGCGAAAATCTCGCTGAATCCCGTGACGTAGCTCCGTCACGTCTCATCAAAGACCAAGCCATCATTGCCGCAGCTACCGCAGAGCCGACGACAGTCCCGCAGTTGCTCAAACTTCCGGCGTTCGTGGGACGTGCCGCATCCAAAGAAGCCCCGCGATGGTTGCGCGCAATTCGCGAAGGACAGCGGCAGGCCGAACAGCCCGACGAACTGCCCGCATTGCGCGTCCATTCAACCACGCCGCCTCCCCCACGCGCTTGGTCGGATCGAGACCCGTTGGCCGCACGACGTTTGCAGACAGCGCGCTCATGGATCGGGAGGGCTGCCGAAGCGAACAACATGCCGACGGAGAACCTTCTTACCCCAGCGACTCTCAAAGAAATCTGCTGGCGGCCCCCGGCCAACATCACACCCGATTCAGTGCGTCATCATCTCGTTGAGTTAGGCGCGCGAAATTGGCAGGTGGAGATCGTCTCCCCCATCCTGACGGTGGCACTACTCGACCCAGATCCACTCGACTGA
- a CDS encoding 3-hydroxyacyl-CoA dehydrogenase NAD-binding domain-containing protein, with protein MPTENTDRFSEFEYVAAEFADEIITHSVVTDIELPENLGRLALITLDNNAGPKRPTTLGPGTLIEFGRAVDAQAERARAGEIVALALIGKPGFLVAGADLGSMKSVSDPKLGEAMAELGHAAYDGLLDFPVPTFAFINGLALGGGLEIALACQYRTVSTHAKALGLPEAYLGLVPGWGGVFQTPYLLGPENALTVMIKNPLNNNRTLNGKAAYEIGLADALFDGGDDPSTTAPFLDASIAWATRVLQQDAETIETLNSHRDHDFSPEAWDRALAEGRAIVEAKTGGYVPAPAEVMDLFEAARTSTRKESAKAQCAALSKLIASHEFANTVYAFLDVVQKRSKRPAGAPDPQLARPLKKVGVVGAGLMAGQLAQVFATHLKVPVVMTDLDQERVNRGVAAVRANFEKLAAKGRISASDAEQLASLISGSVSQDVFSDADFVIEAIFEEIELKKKVLRQLETIVSPECILASNTSSLSITEMSSALEHPERMIGFHFFNPVAVMPLVELVRGPETTDEVLATGFVTAQKLRKTAVLVHDAPAFVVNRILLRMMGEVQNSFDEGTDAHTADHALDPMALPMTPFTLLAMVGLPVAQHVTESLNKAFGDERFPVSPNIQRLIDGQKTAIWAKDDASSDDKTETIPAETMDLMSFGDSPQSAEELLTRVQDALAEEIGLMLDEGVVADPEDIDLCMITGAGWPLHLGGITPYLDQSGASERVNGRTFH; from the coding sequence ATGCCCACCGAGAACACAGACCGGTTCAGCGAATTCGAGTATGTCGCGGCAGAATTCGCCGACGAGATCATCACCCACTCCGTCGTCACGGACATCGAGCTCCCCGAGAACCTCGGCCGACTGGCCCTCATCACCCTGGACAATAACGCTGGCCCCAAGCGGCCCACCACCCTCGGTCCCGGGACCTTGATCGAATTCGGGCGCGCCGTCGACGCTCAGGCAGAACGAGCCCGTGCCGGAGAAATCGTCGCCCTGGCACTGATTGGAAAGCCGGGATTCCTGGTCGCCGGGGCCGACCTCGGAAGCATGAAGTCCGTCTCGGACCCCAAGCTCGGCGAAGCCATGGCGGAGCTAGGCCACGCGGCCTACGATGGCCTGCTGGACTTCCCGGTTCCCACCTTCGCTTTCATCAATGGTCTGGCTCTCGGCGGCGGCCTGGAAATTGCTCTAGCCTGCCAGTATCGCACCGTTTCCACGCACGCCAAGGCACTGGGGCTGCCGGAGGCATACCTAGGCCTCGTCCCCGGCTGGGGAGGCGTCTTCCAGACACCGTATTTATTGGGTCCGGAGAACGCGCTCACCGTCATGATCAAGAATCCGCTGAACAACAACCGTACGCTCAACGGCAAAGCCGCATATGAAATCGGCTTGGCAGATGCGCTCTTCGACGGCGGCGATGATCCGTCCACGACCGCTCCGTTCCTTGACGCATCGATTGCTTGGGCCACCCGAGTGCTGCAGCAGGACGCCGAGACCATTGAAACGCTAAATTCTCATCGCGACCATGATTTCTCCCCCGAAGCCTGGGATCGAGCCCTCGCCGAAGGACGCGCCATTGTTGAGGCGAAGACCGGCGGTTACGTTCCCGCTCCCGCCGAGGTCATGGATCTGTTCGAAGCAGCCCGCACCTCCACCCGTAAGGAATCAGCGAAGGCCCAGTGCGCGGCTCTGTCAAAGCTGATCGCCAGTCACGAATTCGCCAACACCGTCTACGCGTTCCTCGACGTCGTGCAGAAGCGTAGCAAGCGGCCGGCTGGGGCGCCGGATCCTCAACTGGCCCGCCCTCTCAAGAAGGTCGGGGTGGTCGGTGCTGGTCTGATGGCCGGTCAGTTGGCCCAGGTCTTCGCAACGCACCTGAAAGTTCCAGTAGTGATGACCGATCTGGATCAGGAGCGCGTGAATCGTGGCGTGGCCGCTGTGCGGGCCAACTTCGAGAAACTAGCGGCCAAGGGGCGCATCTCTGCAAGCGACGCCGAACAGCTTGCCTCGTTGATATCTGGGTCTGTTTCCCAAGACGTCTTCTCCGATGCCGACTTCGTCATCGAGGCGATCTTTGAGGAGATCGAGCTCAAGAAGAAGGTGCTGCGCCAGTTGGAGACGATCGTGTCCCCGGAGTGCATTCTGGCGTCCAATACGTCGTCGCTGTCGATCACCGAAATGTCATCCGCTCTGGAGCACCCGGAGCGCATGATCGGCTTCCACTTCTTCAACCCCGTTGCCGTCATGCCGTTGGTTGAGTTGGTTCGTGGACCAGAAACGACCGACGAGGTCTTGGCTACCGGTTTCGTCACAGCTCAGAAACTGCGTAAGACGGCTGTGTTGGTCCACGATGCACCGGCCTTCGTAGTCAACCGCATTCTGTTGCGCATGATGGGCGAGGTGCAGAACTCCTTCGATGAAGGCACCGACGCCCACACCGCCGATCACGCATTGGATCCCATGGCGCTTCCCATGACGCCGTTCACCCTGCTGGCCATGGTCGGCCTCCCTGTGGCACAGCATGTCACCGAATCACTCAACAAGGCCTTCGGCGATGAACGGTTCCCCGTATCTCCGAATATTCAGCGACTCATCGATGGTCAGAAGACCGCGATCTGGGCCAAGGATGATGCCTCCTCTGACGACAAGACGGAGACCATCCCTGCGGAAACTATGGATCTCATGAGCTTCGGAGATTCCCCCCAGTCCGCTGAAGAGCTGCTCACCCGGGTTCAGGATGCACTGGCAGAGGAAATCGGCTTGATGCTGGATGAAGGCGTCGTCGCCGATCCAGAAGACATCGACCTGTGCATGATCACTGGTGCTGGCTGGCCCCTGCATCTAGGCGGCATTACGCCTTACTTGGATCAGTCGGGGGCCTCAGAACGAGTCAATGGGCGTACGTTCCACTAA
- a CDS encoding PLD nuclease N-terminal domain-containing protein translates to MIAATAPGPLIPTGLEILLQAVGVALVVLVIVALISLLRSPLDPQRRLIWVATIFVLPLVGPAVWLWWRYWYYPRRRQEQPDWDPNDRTKRVNLARKSFRDLQRTSDDELKRGDAVRREQIR, encoded by the coding sequence TTGATCGCTGCCACCGCTCCTGGACCCTTGATTCCGACCGGTCTGGAAATCCTGCTTCAGGCGGTCGGAGTGGCACTAGTGGTGCTGGTGATCGTAGCCCTGATTTCGCTGCTGAGATCACCGCTTGATCCCCAACGTCGCCTGATCTGGGTGGCCACCATTTTCGTGTTGCCCTTGGTTGGGCCAGCGGTGTGGTTGTGGTGGCGGTACTGGTACTACCCCCGCCGTCGCCAGGAGCAACCAGACTGGGACCCGAATGACCGCACAAAGCGCGTCAATCTCGCGCGAAAGAGCTTTCGTGATCTGCAACGGACTTCCGACGATGAGCTTAAACGGGGTGATGCGGTTCGGCGGGAGCAGATCCGGTAG
- a CDS encoding aldo/keto reductase → MQYRRLGTSGLTVSVVGLGCNNLGRPGTHTEDQNGTNEVVGAALEAGITLFDVADIYGSTPGLSEERLGTALGSHRDDVVLATKFGMDMQGSNGPDWGARGSRRYIIKAVEASLKRLGTDWIDLYQFHTPDPQTPIEETLSALDTLVQSGKVRYIGHSNRAGYQIAEAEYVARALGTERFISAQNHYNLLDRRAELEVLPAARAYGLGVLPYFPLANGLLTGKYSQGVAPEGTRLSRVRTEMVTGADLDQLAAYGEFARVRGLTEVDLALSWLAAQEPVSSVIAGATRIEQVQQNAQAVRWVPNEDERKQLDELFPSQPRVALF, encoded by the coding sequence ATGCAATATCGCCGCCTTGGTACTTCCGGCCTCACCGTGTCCGTCGTCGGGCTGGGATGCAATAATCTTGGGCGTCCCGGCACACACACCGAAGACCAAAACGGAACGAACGAGGTTGTCGGCGCCGCGCTCGAGGCTGGGATTACCCTCTTCGACGTGGCGGACATCTATGGATCCACCCCGGGCCTCAGCGAAGAACGCTTGGGTACAGCGCTCGGGAGTCACCGTGACGACGTGGTGCTAGCCACCAAGTTCGGGATGGACATGCAGGGCAGCAACGGGCCTGACTGGGGTGCTCGAGGATCGCGCCGATACATCATCAAGGCCGTCGAAGCGTCTCTGAAGCGATTGGGGACTGATTGGATCGATCTCTACCAGTTTCACACTCCTGATCCGCAGACCCCGATCGAAGAGACTCTCTCCGCCTTGGACACACTCGTGCAGTCCGGGAAGGTCCGCTACATCGGTCATTCGAACCGCGCCGGCTATCAAATCGCGGAAGCCGAATACGTGGCCCGCGCGCTGGGCACAGAACGTTTTATTTCGGCGCAGAACCACTACAACCTTCTGGATCGGCGAGCGGAACTTGAGGTGCTTCCGGCAGCTCGTGCATATGGACTAGGCGTGCTGCCGTACTTCCCGTTGGCTAATGGCCTGCTCACGGGTAAGTACTCCCAGGGCGTTGCGCCGGAAGGCACCCGTCTCTCGCGCGTTCGCACTGAGATGGTGACCGGTGCGGACTTGGACCAGCTGGCCGCCTACGGGGAGTTCGCGCGCGTGCGAGGGTTGACGGAAGTGGACCTCGCCCTCAGTTGGCTGGCCGCACAGGAACCCGTTTCATCGGTGATCGCAGGAGCTACGCGCATTGAACAGGTTCAGCAGAATGCGCAGGCTGTCCGCTGGGTTCCCAATGAGGATGAACGCAAGCAGCTGGACGAGCTCTTTCCGTCCCAACCCAGGGTCGCGCTGTTTTGA
- a CDS encoding TetR/AcrR family transcriptional regulator — protein MTKRGPRGDLDRERIKRAADELLIEKGRIESVSLRMIAQRLDIAANAIYTYFKNLGELWHELGDDRLGRLEPHTLARDCAHCALGELMERSRRLYAEPCTLALMFHAPVLGLHAFQLSETVMELCAEATISRRDAHDAIMGWFFGSAALNSGGWASGTDALLEAEALREQFPLIAARVQPDLGMQFTALLTGLGIKCHHGTGATRGAPADG, from the coding sequence GTGACCAAACGAGGTCCACGAGGTGACTTGGATCGTGAACGGATTAAACGCGCAGCGGATGAGCTTTTGATCGAGAAGGGGCGTATCGAATCGGTGTCGTTGCGCATGATCGCTCAACGTCTGGACATTGCGGCGAACGCTATCTACACCTATTTCAAGAATTTGGGGGAGCTCTGGCATGAACTGGGTGATGATCGGCTAGGTCGTCTAGAACCTCATACGCTCGCGCGCGACTGTGCACATTGCGCCTTGGGAGAACTCATGGAACGGTCCCGACGACTCTATGCCGAGCCTTGCACGCTGGCCTTGATGTTCCATGCTCCTGTGTTGGGCCTGCACGCCTTTCAACTCAGCGAGACGGTCATGGAGCTATGCGCAGAAGCAACCATCAGTCGCCGCGACGCGCATGACGCCATCATGGGGTGGTTCTTCGGCAGTGCCGCCTTGAACAGCGGCGGTTGGGCCAGTGGGACGGATGCCCTCCTAGAGGCCGAAGCTCTACGTGAGCAGTTTCCGTTGATCGCGGCACGTGTACAGCCTGATCTTGGCATGCAGTTCACGGCTCTGCTCACAGGGTTGGGCATCAAATGCCACCACGGCACCGGGGCGACGCGTGGGGCGCCGGCCGACGGATAG
- the acnA gene encoding aconitate hydratase AcnA — protein MTTVDSFGSKGVLDVNGAKYEIFRLKEVEGYQTLPYSLKILLENLLRTEDGANVTKEQIQALAQWNPADEPNTEIQFTPARVIMQDFTGVPCVVDLATMREAIADLGGDPERVNPLAPAELVIDHSVQIDNFGTADALERNMEIEYERNGERYQFLRWGQTAFDDFKVVPPGMGIVHQVNIEYLARTVMTREVDGVLRAYPDSCVGTDSHTTMVNGLGVLGWGVGGIEAEAAMLGQPVSMLIPRVVGFKLTGSIPSGATATDVVLTITEMLRQHGVVGKFVEFYGEGVGSVPLANRATIGNMSPEFGSTAAMFPIDEVTLDYLRLTGRSEENLALVEAYTKEQGLWHDPSVEVKYSEYLELDLSTVVPSISGPKRPQDRIELSDSKEQFRKDIHNYADTDELGAGRPSKSVGVSMEDGREFELDHGAVSIASITSCTNTSNPSVMMAAAVLARNAVDKGLKSKPWVKTSVAPGSRVVTEYYEKSGLIPYLEDLGFNVVGYGCTTCIGNSGPLESEISQAIQDNDLSVTSVLSGNRNFEGRINPDVKMNYLASPPLVVAYALAGTMDFDFENDALGQDADGNDVYLKDIWPDPTEVQKIIDASIDTEMFTKEYGTIFDGDERWQSLETPTGATFEWDDQSTYVRKPPYFEGMKHQPEPVTDIQGARVLLKLGDSVTTDHISPAGSFKSDTPAGRYLLENGVERKDFNSYGSRRGNHEVMIRGTFANIRIKNQLLDGVEGGFTRDFTQDGAPQAYVYDAAQNYQAAGTPLVVLGGKEYGSGSSRDWAAKGTALLGVRAVITESFERIHRSNLIGMGVLPLQFPAGENAESLGLDGTETFDFTGVTVLNEGKTPKTVKVTATHPEGKVTEFDAVVRIDTPGEADYYRNGGILQYVLRQIAAS, from the coding sequence GTGACGACTGTTGATAGCTTTGGTTCCAAGGGCGTCCTCGACGTCAACGGCGCCAAGTACGAGATCTTCCGGCTGAAGGAAGTGGAGGGCTATCAGACCCTTCCTTACTCCTTGAAGATTCTCCTGGAGAACTTGTTGCGCACGGAAGATGGTGCCAACGTCACCAAGGAGCAGATCCAGGCACTGGCACAGTGGAACCCGGCCGACGAGCCGAACACTGAAATCCAGTTCACCCCCGCTCGCGTGATCATGCAGGACTTCACCGGTGTGCCCTGTGTCGTCGACCTGGCGACCATGCGCGAGGCCATCGCGGATCTCGGCGGTGACCCGGAGCGAGTGAACCCGCTGGCACCGGCAGAGTTGGTCATCGACCACTCGGTCCAGATCGACAACTTTGGCACCGCTGACGCCCTTGAGCGCAACATGGAGATCGAATACGAGCGCAACGGCGAACGCTACCAGTTCCTGCGCTGGGGTCAGACCGCATTCGATGACTTCAAGGTCGTGCCTCCGGGCATGGGTATCGTCCACCAGGTCAACATCGAGTACCTGGCGCGCACCGTGATGACCCGCGAGGTCGACGGCGTGCTGCGCGCCTACCCTGACTCCTGTGTCGGCACCGACTCTCACACCACCATGGTCAACGGCCTGGGTGTTCTGGGCTGGGGTGTGGGCGGCATCGAGGCCGAGGCCGCTATGCTCGGCCAGCCGGTGTCCATGCTGATTCCTCGCGTGGTTGGCTTCAAGCTCACCGGTTCCATCCCGTCCGGCGCTACAGCCACCGATGTGGTGCTCACCATCACCGAGATGCTGCGTCAGCACGGCGTGGTCGGCAAGTTCGTCGAGTTCTACGGTGAAGGCGTTGGCTCCGTGCCGTTGGCGAACCGCGCGACCATCGGCAACATGTCGCCCGAGTTCGGTTCTACCGCCGCGATGTTCCCGATCGACGAGGTCACCCTCGACTACCTGCGCCTGACCGGACGCTCCGAAGAGAACCTGGCCTTGGTCGAGGCTTACACCAAGGAACAGGGCCTGTGGCACGATCCTTCGGTCGAGGTGAAGTACTCCGAGTACCTGGAGCTGGATCTGTCCACCGTGGTTCCGTCCATCTCGGGTCCGAAGCGTCCTCAGGACCGCATCGAACTCTCCGACTCCAAGGAACAGTTCCGCAAGGACATCCACAACTACGCCGACACCGACGAACTGGGCGCAGGTCGTCCTTCCAAGTCGGTTGGTGTCAGCATGGAAGACGGCCGCGAGTTCGAGCTCGACCACGGTGCCGTTTCGATCGCCTCGATCACCTCCTGCACCAACACCTCCAACCCCTCCGTGATGATGGCCGCTGCTGTGCTGGCCCGCAACGCGGTGGACAAGGGCCTGAAGTCCAAGCCATGGGTGAAGACCTCGGTTGCTCCCGGTTCCCGCGTCGTTACCGAGTACTACGAGAAGTCCGGGCTCATCCCGTACCTCGAGGACCTCGGCTTCAACGTCGTCGGCTACGGTTGCACCACCTGCATCGGCAACTCCGGTCCACTGGAGTCCGAGATTTCGCAGGCCATCCAGGACAACGACCTTTCGGTGACTTCGGTGCTCTCTGGTAACCGTAACTTCGAAGGCCGCATCAACCCGGACGTGAAGATGAACTACTTGGCGTCGCCGCCGCTAGTGGTCGCTTACGCCTTGGCTGGAACCATGGACTTCGACTTCGAGAACGATGCTCTGGGCCAGGACGCTGACGGCAACGACGTGTACCTGAAAGACATCTGGCCGGACCCGACCGAGGTGCAGAAGATCATTGATGCCTCGATCGACACCGAGATGTTCACCAAGGAATACGGGACCATCTTCGATGGCGACGAGCGCTGGCAGTCCCTGGAGACCCCCACCGGTGCGACCTTCGAGTGGGATGACCAGTCGACCTACGTGCGTAAGCCCCCATACTTCGAGGGCATGAAGCACCAGCCGGAACCTGTCACCGACATTCAGGGCGCACGCGTCCTGCTGAAGCTGGGCGACTCGGTCACCACCGACCACATCTCCCCGGCCGGTTCCTTCAAGTCGGACACTCCCGCAGGGCGCTACCTCCTGGAGAACGGTGTGGAGCGCAAGGACTTCAACTCCTACGGTTCCCGTCGTGGTAATCACGAGGTGATGATCCGCGGTACCTTCGCGAACATCCGCATCAAGAACCAGCTGCTGGACGGCGTCGAAGGTGGGTTCACCCGCGACTTCACGCAGGACGGCGCACCGCAGGCCTACGTCTACGACGCTGCTCAGAACTACCAAGCGGCCGGCACCCCGCTGGTGGTGCTCGGTGGCAAGGAATACGGTTCCGGTTCGTCGCGTGACTGGGCTGCTAAGGGTACCGCGCTGTTGGGCGTGCGCGCCGTCATCACCGAGTCGTTCGAGCGAATTCACCGATCCAACCTCATTGGTATGGGCGTGCTGCCCCTGCAGTTCCCTGCAGGAGAGAACGCCGAGTCCCTGGGTCTCGACGGTACCGAAACCTTCGACTTCACCGGTGTGACCGTGTTGAACGAGGGCAAGACGCCGAAGACCGTTAAGGTCACCGCGACGCACCCCGAGGGCAAGGTCACCGAGTTCGATGCTGTCGTCCGCATCGACACCCCCGGTGAGGCCGACTACTACCGCAACGGCGGTATCCTGCAGTACGTTCTGCGTCAGATCGCGGCTTCCTAA
- a CDS encoding class I SAM-dependent RNA methyltransferase has protein sequence MTSTIRSAAQADLPEDLTGVIAPETVTVEVGPMAHGGHCVARHEGRVIFVRHAIPGEIVVAQLTETGDKARYWRGDVVEIIRASEFRRSHQWKLADSLRAYHAGRQPIGGAEYGHIVLEHQRRLKAHVFRDTLSRIGKQTVEAGVSGLESDEPTGLHWRTRNAFAVTSSGRIAMHVHRSMTTIPVRNIPLAVSALDDLHLWDIDFTGADRVEVATPSTGDEALIIVIPSKDTAAQDARLNECMKRWKKQLSTYPESVSAVVALESEKLGGPIELTRLRGRTWVKEVVASAKYGSKTFRVSGPGFWQVHREAPATLVDAVMAAASPQPGEVLADLYAGAGLFSAFLADAVGEDGCVLSVEASVGASRDARRNLHSTPQAYVLNGRTDRVVGSWINRSEAPLNRGGLDGRSVDTVVLDPPRSGAGKAAVQRIHQLAPTKIVYVSCDPASFARDTRWLGELGWSLDSADVYDLYPDTHHMESVAVFTRAE, from the coding sequence ATGACAAGCACCATCCGGTCAGCTGCCCAGGCTGACCTTCCGGAAGACCTCACAGGAGTGATAGCACCTGAGACGGTGACGGTTGAAGTCGGACCTATGGCGCATGGAGGACACTGCGTCGCACGACACGAAGGACGGGTCATTTTCGTGCGCCACGCGATCCCGGGGGAGATCGTCGTCGCACAGCTCACCGAGACCGGTGACAAGGCCCGGTATTGGCGCGGTGACGTCGTCGAGATTATCCGAGCCTCGGAATTCCGTCGCTCGCACCAGTGGAAGCTCGCGGATTCGTTGCGCGCTTACCACGCCGGCCGTCAACCCATTGGTGGGGCGGAATACGGCCACATCGTCTTGGAGCATCAGCGTCGACTGAAGGCACATGTCTTCCGAGACACATTGTCGCGCATTGGCAAGCAAACGGTCGAGGCCGGGGTTAGCGGACTCGAATCCGACGAACCGACGGGTCTGCACTGGCGCACCCGCAACGCGTTCGCTGTGACCTCCAGCGGTCGCATCGCTATGCACGTGCACCGCAGCATGACGACCATTCCCGTGCGGAACATCCCGCTGGCGGTATCTGCCCTGGATGACCTGCACCTTTGGGATATTGATTTCACCGGCGCGGATCGTGTTGAGGTAGCCACCCCCTCGACGGGTGACGAAGCCCTGATCATCGTGATTCCGTCGAAGGACACAGCCGCACAAGACGCTCGGCTCAATGAGTGCATGAAGCGGTGGAAAAAACAGCTGTCCACCTATCCCGAATCCGTTTCGGCCGTGGTCGCCTTGGAATCGGAAAAACTCGGCGGCCCCATCGAATTGACCCGGTTGCGTGGACGTACCTGGGTCAAGGAAGTCGTTGCGAGTGCGAAATACGGCTCCAAGACCTTCCGCGTGAGTGGCCCCGGATTCTGGCAGGTCCACCGTGAAGCACCCGCAACGCTGGTGGACGCCGTGATGGCGGCCGCGTCGCCCCAACCAGGAGAAGTGCTTGCCGACCTCTACGCCGGAGCCGGCCTATTTTCGGCTTTCCTGGCTGACGCCGTGGGTGAAGATGGTTGTGTGTTGTCCGTCGAGGCTTCTGTTGGTGCCAGCCGCGACGCGCGCAGGAACCTGCACTCGACCCCGCAGGCCTATGTCTTGAACGGCCGCACGGACCGTGTGGTCGGCTCGTGGATCAATCGTTCCGAGGCGCCTCTCAACCGGGGCGGCTTGGACGGTCGTTCCGTGGACACGGTGGTATTGGACCCGCCACGCTCCGGCGCCGGAAAGGCAGCGGTGCAGCGGATTCATCAGCTGGCACCGACCAAGATCGTCTACGTTTCGTGCGACCCCGCATCCTTCGCCCGCGACACGCGGTGGCTGGGGGAACTTGGATGGTCGCTGGATTCAGCGGATGTCTACGATCTGTATCCCGACACACATCACATGGAGTCAGTTGCCGTGTTCACGCGCGCAGAATGA
- a CDS encoding DUF3159 domain-containing protein — protein MSQDKPHDERPDQMLSVAEQLSRRASVNDDGQLDLMASIGGWRGLVESVLPSAVFLVAFILVEDIWAAGIGATAIAVVFAIARLIQRQSPLQAFTGLAGVVLCVAVALFTGDAEDYFVPGFYTNAIYGAAMIISMIARWPLMGLIFGFLRSEGVAWRQQPRRRRSYQVATGFIVAMFVARLAVQLPLYFAGEFVALGTARLLMGIPLYAMALWLAWMVSRPTAKDQQAAEVEQSPSS, from the coding sequence GTGAGCCAGGACAAGCCCCACGACGAGCGTCCTGATCAGATGCTCTCCGTGGCTGAACAATTGAGTCGGCGCGCCTCCGTCAACGATGACGGCCAGCTTGACCTGATGGCCTCGATCGGCGGCTGGCGCGGACTCGTGGAATCGGTGTTGCCTTCGGCGGTCTTCCTCGTCGCGTTCATTCTCGTCGAGGACATTTGGGCGGCTGGAATCGGCGCCACCGCCATCGCCGTGGTATTCGCCATTGCCCGGCTGATCCAACGCCAGTCACCACTGCAGGCGTTCACCGGGCTGGCCGGTGTGGTGCTGTGTGTTGCTGTCGCACTGTTCACGGGCGACGCCGAAGACTATTTCGTTCCCGGTTTCTACACCAACGCCATCTATGGTGCTGCGATGATCATCTCAATGATCGCGCGATGGCCGCTGATGGGGCTCATTTTCGGATTCCTGCGTTCTGAAGGTGTGGCCTGGCGCCAGCAACCGCGCCGTAGGCGCAGCTACCAGGTGGCCACGGGGTTCATCGTTGCCATGTTCGTGGCGCGACTAGCTGTGCAATTGCCGCTGTACTTCGCTGGGGAGTTCGTCGCGTTGGGCACTGCGCGACTGCTGATGGGCATCCCGCTGTATGCGATGGCACTGTGGCTGGCTTGGATGGTGTCCCGACCCACGGCGAAGGACCAACAGGCGGCTGAAGTGGAGCAAAGCCCCTCCAGTTGA